One window from the genome of Paramormyrops kingsleyae isolate MSU_618 chromosome 3, PKINGS_0.4, whole genome shotgun sequence encodes:
- the LOC111836009 gene encoding transmembrane protein 53 isoform X1 encodes MMSMSAILSGVTAHKISKTITFLLNESVVLSWPPQGGARPLLLLLPWLGSQPRGLAKYCDIYLRSGFDVLIVESRVSQFLWPKWGLDYGMKVLEVLQSDRFVRRPLLVHAFSVGGYTFSQLLVHIYRNPQQYDGLIRRLRGQVYDSLVMGSLDRMAVGLGRSLLPQGENLVRAASMLYFRAFKRDTVDYFNMNIDIFWHHPIQAPALFFSCENDPMCDHLKMKEMIEDWQKRGMRVDCKAWKDSTHAGHLRDHPQQYLSTLQEFIQSLSMVPLKAKM; translated from the exons ATGATGTCTATGTCAGCCATCCTGAGTGGTGTCACCGCTCACAAAATCAGCAAAACCATCACGTTTTTATTGAATGAATCGGTGGTGTTGAGTTGGCCACCACAGGGTGGCGCCAGAcccttgctgctgctgctgccctgGCTGGGATCTCAGCCTCGGGGCTTGGCCAAATACTGTGACATATACCTGCGTAGCGGCTTTGATGTGCTCATCGTGGAGAGCCGGGTCAGCCAGTTCCTTTGGCCGAAATGGGGCCTTGACTATGGCATGAAGGTTCTGGAGGTGCTGCAGAGCGACAGGTTTGtgcggcgccccctactggtgcATGCTTTCTCAGTAGGGGGCTATACCTTCAGCCAGCTGCTGGTCCACATCTACAGAAATCCCCAGCAGTATGACGGCCTGATTCGCAGGCTCCGAGGGCAGGTTTACGACAGCCTGGTGATGGGTTCCCTGGATCGCATGGCCGTAG GTCTGGGGAGGAGTTTGCTTCCCCAGGGGGAGAACCTTGTGCGGGCGGCCAGCATGCTGTACTTTCGAGCTTTCAAGAGAGACACGGTGGACTACTTTAACATGAACATCGACATCTTCTGGCACCACCCCATTCAGGCACCTGCACTCTTCTTCtcctgtgagaatgacccaATGTGTGACCATCTCAAGATGAAGGAGATGATTGAGGACTGGCAGAAGCGAGGCATGAGGGTGGACTGCAAGGCGTGGAAGGACTCCACCCATGCAGGACACCTGCGAGATCACCCTCAGCAGTACCTCTCCACGCTTCAGGAGTTCATACAGTCTCTCAGCATGGTTCCTCTCAAAGCCAAAATGTGA
- the LOC111836009 gene encoding transmembrane protein 53 isoform X2, translating into MMSMSAILSGVTAHKISKTITFLLNESVVLSWPPQGGARPLLLLLPWLGSQPRGLAKYCDIYLRSGFDVLIVESRVSQFLWPKWGLDYGMKVLEVLQSDRNPQQYDGLIRRLRGQVYDSLVMGSLDRMAVGLGRSLLPQGENLVRAASMLYFRAFKRDTVDYFNMNIDIFWHHPIQAPALFFSCENDPMCDHLKMKEMIEDWQKRGMRVDCKAWKDSTHAGHLRDHPQQYLSTLQEFIQSLSMVPLKAKM; encoded by the exons ATGATGTCTATGTCAGCCATCCTGAGTGGTGTCACCGCTCACAAAATCAGCAAAACCATCACGTTTTTATTGAATGAATCGGTGGTGTTGAGTTGGCCACCACAGGGTGGCGCCAGAcccttgctgctgctgctgccctgGCTGGGATCTCAGCCTCGGGGCTTGGCCAAATACTGTGACATATACCTGCGTAGCGGCTTTGATGTGCTCATCGTGGAGAGCCGGGTCAGCCAGTTCCTTTGGCCGAAATGGGGCCTTGACTATGGCATGAAGGTTCTGGAGGTGCTGCAGAGCGACAG AAATCCCCAGCAGTATGACGGCCTGATTCGCAGGCTCCGAGGGCAGGTTTACGACAGCCTGGTGATGGGTTCCCTGGATCGCATGGCCGTAG GTCTGGGGAGGAGTTTGCTTCCCCAGGGGGAGAACCTTGTGCGGGCGGCCAGCATGCTGTACTTTCGAGCTTTCAAGAGAGACACGGTGGACTACTTTAACATGAACATCGACATCTTCTGGCACCACCCCATTCAGGCACCTGCACTCTTCTTCtcctgtgagaatgacccaATGTGTGACCATCTCAAGATGAAGGAGATGATTGAGGACTGGCAGAAGCGAGGCATGAGGGTGGACTGCAAGGCGTGGAAGGACTCCACCCATGCAGGACACCTGCGAGATCACCCTCAGCAGTACCTCTCCACGCTTCAGGAGTTCATACAGTCTCTCAGCATGGTTCCTCTCAAAGCCAAAATGTGA
- the LOC140588142 gene encoding sialic acid-binding Ig-like lectin 12, producing MEAGDSLTFWGLAVLVLPGVMSHKWAVWYPENPVCAVRGSTVVIPCGYDYPKNYPESYTVETFMWCHNHNDCIDTQYVCHNNNINVSSQYKDRAECLGDKEKNCALQITDITDTDAGVYRFRLITNKADGKWTGKDGVTLKVDGGSWSVEYAEKTLCAVRGSTVVIRCRFKDPESYRVEPMMWSHNTEDCAGKSYVWHSNSSKMNIGAEYRDRAEFLGNTENNCTLMIKNITDTDAGLYRFSFTADGCELCAQPGVELRVVGGSWSVDYAEKTLCAVRGSTVVIRCRFNHPESHRVEPMMWSHNTEDCAGKSYVWHSNSSKMNIGAEYRDRAEVLENTENNCSLMIKNITDTDAGLYRFSFTANRCELCAQPGVELRVVGESVLEVD from the exons GGGTCATGAGTCACAAATGGGCTGTATGGTACCCAGAGAATCCAGTCTGTGCTGTGAGAGGATCTACTGTGGTCATTCCCTGTGGGTATGATTATCCAAAGAATTATCCAGAGAGTTACACAGTGGAGACATTCATGTGGTGTCATAATCATAATGACTGTATAGACACACAATACGTCTGTCacaataacaatataaatgtcaGTAGTCAGTACAAAGACAGAGCAGAGTGTTTGGGGGACAAAGAGAAGAACTGTGCATTACAGATAACGGACATTACAGACACTGATGCTGGAGTCTATAGATTCAGGCTTATAACCAATAAGGCAGATGGAAAATGGACTGGTAAGGATGGAGTGACTCTAAAAGTCGATG GTGGTTCATGGTCTGTAGAATATGCAGAGAAAACCCTGTGTGCAGTGAGAGGATCGACTGTGGTCATTCGCTGTCGATTTAAAGATCCAGAGTCATACAGAGTGGAGCCGATGATGTGGAGCCATAATACTGAGGACTGTGCTGGAAAATCATATGTCTGGCACAGTAACAGTTCTAAAATGAACATTGGTGCTGAGTACAGAGACAGGGCAGAGTTCTTGGGGAACACAGAGAACAACTGTACATTAATGATAAAGAACATTACAGACACTGATGCTGGACTGTATAGATTCAGTTTCACAGCTGATGGGTGTGAACTGTGTGCTCAGCCTGGAGTAGAACTGCGAGTTGTTG GTGGTTCATGGTCTGTAGATTATGCAGAGAAAACCCTGTGTGCAGTGAGAGGATCGACTGTGGTCATTCGCTGTCGATTTAATCATCCAGAGTCACACAGAGTGGAGCCGATGATGTGGAGCCATAATACTGAGGACTGTGCTGGAAAATCATATGTCTGGCACAGTAACAGTTCTAAAATGAACATTGGTGCTGAGTACAGAGACAGGGCAGAGGTCTTGGAGAACACAGAGAACAACTGTTCATTAATGATAAAGAACATTACAGACACTGATGCTGGACTGTATAGATTCAGTTTCACAGCTAATAGGTGTGAACTGTGCGCTCAGCCTGGAGTAGAACTGCGAGTTGTTGGTGAGTCTgtactagaggtcgac